One Setaria italica strain Yugu1 chromosome II, Setaria_italica_v2.0, whole genome shotgun sequence DNA segment encodes these proteins:
- the LOC105913716 gene encoding putative UDP-rhamnose:rhamnosyltransferase 1, whose translation MNEKDALHVVVFPWLAFGHIVPFLELAQQLARRGHIVTFLSTPRDVARTRPVPPELSPYIRFVSLPLPAVDGLRDGAEATSDVPPEKVELLKIAFDGLAAPFAGFLTAACGEETGEGHGRRPD comes from the coding sequence ATGAATGAAAAAGATGCTCTTCACGTGGTGGTGTTCCCATGGCTCGCCTTCGGCCACATCGTCCCCTTCCTCGAGCTCGCCCAGCAGCTGGCGAGGCGCGGCCACATCGTCACCTTCCTCTCCACCCCGAGGGACGTCGCCAGGACCAGGCCCGTCCCGCCGGAGCTCTCCCCGTACATCCGCTTCGTGTCCCTGCCACTGCCGGCCGTCGACGGCCTCCGGGACGGCGCGGAAGCTACGTCCGATGTCCCGCCTGAGAAGGTCGAGCTGCTCAAGATCGCCTTCGATGGCCTCGCCGCGCCTTTCGCCGGTTTCCTCACCGCGGCCTGCGGGGAGGAGACCGGGGAAGGGCACGGCAGGAGGCCTGACTGA